Genomic window (Spirosoma sp. KCTC 42546):
TCGTTCGCCGATAAACGAGCCTTCAGCACACCGTCTTTCGGCAGTTTGAAGCCTACTGGCATTTCGGGTTCTGGTTCACAGAATGCAGCAGGCGCAGCTGCCAAACTTAAGCCTGATAACACACTGGCCCGAAGCCAGTCACGACGATTGAGAGACATAAGCGAAGGTTATTTTTATCGCATGAACAAATGAACTGACGACTAGAATTTAAAGGAAGGAACGGCTTCCAGAAGCACTAGACAGGAAGTCGTAAATGATTATTTTGTTGTACTCTATCGAGTAGACCAAATATATGGCCCAAAATAACGTTTTCAAATTATATTTTAATATAATTGAGTAACTAGTAAAGAAAATTTTAATAAATATAAAATTCACCAAATAAAACTAAACTATTCAAAGTCAGATTAATCCTGTTGAACAATTTGCGTCAATTCCTTCACTTACATATTCCAGGCGCTTTAAAAATAGCCTTATGGAGCCGCAAAATCCATACCATGCCTTTCTCACAAAAAATAGTAACCAATTTTTCATTTTCCGTGAAATAGCCAGTAGATTTGGGGTATGAAAAATGAAGACCGGATTATAGAATTGTTAGCTGAAACGCTTCAGCGAATAGACCGTCATAATGAAGAAATTGCTCGCCTTAACAAAAAATTTGATCGGCATGCTGAGCAGTTTGACCAGCACAACGAGCTATTAGAATTGTATAGCGAGCGACTTGAACGTCAGCAGGAAGAAATAGGGGCCATAATAAGCCAAATTCAGAAGCATCAGGAACGCCTGGACAGACACGGGGAGGCATTCGGCTCCTTACGTGAGCGTACTGAATCCATTCATCAAAGTGCACTTGAACAGCAGAAAGCATATCAGGCAATGACCGAATTATTAATGCACCACAATCGCGCTCTGGTAGCCAAAGGAATTCTATAAATCCAGTTGCGCCAATTCCTCTACCCGAATACCCCAGGCGCACTTAAAATGACCGAGCGGGCACGCCTTCCGCCCATGCAGGTTACAGGGTTTACAGTCGAGCAGTTCCGGCGTTTGCACCACCCGCGATACATCAGCCAAAGGACCAAACCCAAACTCAGGTACCGTCGAACAGAAAATAGCCGTTGTCGGTGCGTTCATAGCTGAGCACAAATGTAAAGGGGCTGAATCGTTGACGTAGTTCATGACAGCGCCCTGCTGCAAAGCCGCCGATTTCAGTAAACTCAATTTACCCGCCAGATTAACCACCTCCGCTCGTTCACTCAACGTTTTTAGTATTTCACAGGCGGCCATATCGGTTGGTGCCCCCAATAAATAGATCGTGAGGTTTTTGGGTAAAGACTTTATCAATTCTACCCATCGCTCAGTCGGGTATTGTTTGGTAAACCAGACCGACATTGGGGCCATGCACACATAGGACTGACTTTGGTAGCCTTTCACAGCTGTATAATCGGCAACGGACGGGTAGAGCTTAGGTCGATGCCGGGGAGGCTCTGCTATTCCTAGTACTGGTAACATTCCGGCATTGCGATCAACCTCATGAACACCCGGC
Coding sequences:
- a CDS encoding glycosyltransferase family 9 protein, translating into MITATKPPRFLIIQTAFIGDVILATALLEQLHEARPDAILDVLVRQGNESLLANHPFLTDVLVWQKKGTKYRDLWRLLRTVRERKYDAVLNLQRYGTMGLLTAFSGAKVTIGFTKNPFARFFTHQVDHRFEPGVHEVDRNAGMLPVLGIAEPPRHRPKLYPSVADYTAVKGYQSQSYVCMAPMSVWFTKQYPTERWVELIKSLPKNLTIYLLGAPTDMAACEILKTLSERAEVVNLAGKLSLLKSAALQQGAVMNYVNDSAPLHLCSAMNAPTTAIFCSTVPEFGFGPLADVSRVVQTPELLDCKPCNLHGRKACPLGHFKCAWGIRVEELAQLDL